CAGACAAGGATAAAATATTCACACCAATAGCAGATAATTTATCTACCCACTGCCCTACAATTTCTACATTCCAAGGATCCCCATAAGGATTTCCAAACCCCATAGACAAATAAGTAACCACCTGCTTGTTGTGTTTTTGGGCAATTTCCATAATGTTTTGAAGCTCCTCAAAACTTTGCTGAATGGTTTTATTGGTATTACGAACTTGAAAAATTTCTGAAATAGAAAAAGGATATCCTAAATAGGTGATTTCTTCAAATGCACAAGCATCTGTAGCCCCTCTTGCATTGGCTACTATGGCTAATAATTTACTTTTGGTTGTAGATAAGTCTAATTTATTTAACACTTGGGCAGTGTCTCTCATTTGCGGAATCGCCTTAGGAGAAACAAAACTTCCAAAATCAACAGTATCAAAACCACATTGTAAAATGGCATTGATGTATTTGGCTTTTAAATCTGTTGAAATAAACTCCTTAATGCCTTGCATGGCATCTCTAGGACATTCAATCAACTTAACCTCTTTTTGACTTATCATAAAGTCAAATATACTAACAATCTTACACAGAAAATACTTTAAAAAATACAATTTGGCACGAAATTGTTTATTAAAAAGAAATCCATAATTTTAAACAAAGCCATTTGCCATGAAAATATTTAATGCTGCTCAAATTAAAGAATTAGACATTTACACTACACAAGAACAAAAAATAAGTCCCATACAACTTATGGAACGTGCTGCCGATAAATGTGCCACATGGTTAAGAAACAAATATCCTATCCACACACATTTTTCTGTTTTTTGTGGATTGGGAAATAACGGTGGTGATGGTTTGGCTATTGCTAGACTTTTAATTGCCCATCAATATAAAGTAACTATTTACATCCTTAAATACAGTCCAAACACCAGTCAAGGTTTTGAAGAAAACTTAGCTTTATTAAAAGATCTTATTACGATAAGAACTATTATTTCTGAAAAACACATCCCTCCTATAGAAAAGAATTCAGTAATTATTGACGCTATTTTTGGAGCAGGAATCAATAGACCAATAGAGGGAGTATGCAAAACATTGATAGAAAATCTAAACAAATTAGACAATCCTAAAGTTGCTATTGATATTCCCTCTGGTTTGCCATGTGAAATTGATGATTTTTCTAAAGAAAACACCATATTATCTGCAGATTACACCATTACTTTTGATGCTCCAAAACTTTCTTTTTTATTACCTAAAACTGCACATTATGTAGGGAATT
Above is a genomic segment from Wenyingzhuangia fucanilytica containing:
- a CDS encoding hydroxymethylglutaryl-CoA lyase, producing MISQKEVKLIECPRDAMQGIKEFISTDLKAKYINAILQCGFDTVDFGSFVSPKAIPQMRDTAQVLNKLDLSTTKSKLLAIVANARGATDACAFEEITYLGYPFSISEIFQVRNTNKTIQQSFEELQNIMEIAQKHNKQVVTYLSMGFGNPYGDPWNVEIVGQWVDKLSAIGVNILSLSDTVGSSTPEVIQYLFSHLIPAYPRVEFGAHLHTTPNQWHEKIDAAFKSGCIRFDGAIKGYGGCPMATDALTGNMPTEKMLSYFTQQQVNTGVNSLRFESTYNVALQVF